From the genome of Mucispirillum schaedleri ASF457:
AGTGCATACTATTCTCTAAATATAAGGCAAGGTTTAATGAGTAAAACAGGTAGGAAATTACAATATAACATTGAATATGGCTTATTAGACTATATACAGAGTAAGTTAGATGAGAAGTATTCCCCAGATGTTATATCTGGAGAGTTAAGGCATCAGTGTATATCAACAATAAGTACCCAAACAATATATAACTATATATCATTAGGACTATTAGAAAGTATAGAATATAGAAAATATACTAAACAATGTAAAAGTAATCCACGAACAGCCTATAATAATACACGCGGCAGAAGTATAGACGAACGACCATTTGAACTGAAAGAGCGACTATATGGCAATTGGGAGATGGATACAGTGGTGGGCAAACAAGGCAGTAAATCAGCCTTACTGGTGCTTACAGAACGAGTATCACGGTTTGAAATAATAATCAAATTAAGAAATAAAACACAGAAAAGTATAATAGCAGCATTAGATAAGTTAGAAAGAAAGTATAAAGATAAATTCAGCTTAATATTTAAGAGCATAACAGTAGATAATGGTGTAGAATTTTTAGATATGGCAGGTTTAGAAAAATCAGTGTATGATAAAGTATCTAAACGAACAACTATTTATTATGCTCACCCTTATTGCTCTTGGGAGAGGGGAAGTAATGAGAATAATAATAAACTTATAAGGAAATTTATTAAAAAGAAAACTGATATTAAAAACTTTTCAGCTGCTTATATTAAAAAAATACAAGACTGGATGAATAATTATCCTAGAAAATTATTTAATTATAAATCGGCTAATGATATATTTTATGAGAACTTAAACAACTGCTTAAAATGTTGCAATCGTTTTTAGATTTTACAAAGAAACAATTATTTATTATATTGTTTTGATTTTTTATAATTTATATGATATAAATATGCCAAGGAGTTATCATATATGAAATTTTTAGGATTTTCTCTATTTTTATTTTTTGGAATAGTTGCATTTGCTGCATTATTAGTTGCAGGCGTTATAAAAATAGTAACTCAGGCATTAAAAGATGCGGTATCTATATTTAAAGGTGATAAAAAATCACAAAAGAAAACTTATTATTATGGTGAAGGCTTTAAAAGAGAACATGAAGATGATAGTAATATAGTGATAGATGTTGAAATAGTTAAAGATAGTTTTCTGAAATCATATATTTCAGATATTAAAAAGGCAAATAAAAGTAGTAATGATGAAGAAATCAAAAATTTGCTCAGCAGTCTTATTGATGTGCTGCAAAGTATGGATAATTATATTGCAAACCATAGAGATAAAGAAGATGATATAAAAATAATGGCAGAATATTATATACCAGAAATGTTAAGCCATTTAAAAACATATCAGGAAATGTGCAGCAGTAAATTTAAAAGTAAACATGAAGAAGCTATAAAACATGAACTTATAGAAACTATTAAAATGATAACAGCTGCATTTTCTACAGTGCTTTCAGAATTTTATGATAATATGGCACTAAATACTTCGTCAAGTTTAGAAGCATTAAAAGCAAGTATCAAAATGAAAGGATATGTAAAATAAACAGAAGCAAGTCTATTTATATTCATATATAAAAATACAAGAAATCTTTAAAACTTGCATTAAAGCAAAAGTGTCTGCATAATAACTATTTTGGTGTATTCTAATTATTCTAATATTTGATTTTTTAAAAAAATTATGATAAAATTGTATATAATAAAACAAGTTAGTAGGGTGCACTGGTGTATAATATAGATGATGGAAGTTCTGCATTTGGCAGGCTTTCAAGTATGGCAGCAGTAATACAGATTTTTGCTGGATTTGCATTTATCATATTTTCAATAATTTCTTTTAACAACATTATTTTCCTTATTTTAGGAATTATTCCCGGTATTGTTCTGATTATTATCGGGTTTTTGATATTTGCCCGCTTTATCAGAGCTTTAAAATATTATAATATATATATGTCAGGTGCTTATTCTTTGCAGGATATTTCTGATATTTTAATGGATTCAAAAAGGAATATAAAAAAAGATATTGAAAAAATGGCTTCGCTTGGTATTATGCCTAATGCTCGGTTTGATTCCTATGATAATCTAGTATTTTCTAATGATATAAAAGAAGAAGATGTTATTGAAGTATCTGTTGATGAAAACAGCAGCGAAGAAGTGATACAGGAAATTTCTTCAATTAATCAGTGGAAAAAATATTTGGTAGAAATAAGCAGTGCTGAAAATGAGTTTAAATCGCAGGATATAGCTTTTAGTCTTTACAGGTTAGAAAAAATTTTAAGAAAAATATTAGAATATTTAGAAAAACACTGTGAAAAAGAAAAAGATGTTAAAAAACTTATGGACTTTCATCTTCCTTCTGCATTAAAATTAATATCATCATACAGAGAGCTGCAAAAATCAGGCTTAAATACTTTTAATATACAAAAAACAAAGGATGATATTGTTTCTGCATGCGATAAAATACATGAAGCATTCTGTGGTGTATTAGAAGATTTATATAATGATAAAGCAATAGATGTGTCAGCAGATATTCAGGTATTGAAAATGATGCTTGCAAGAGAAGGATTGTTAGATAGAGATACATTTAAAATAAAAAAATAAAATTTAAGGATAAAGCTATGGATAACAAAAAAGAAAATACACTTACAGAAGTAGAGCAGGCTGTTAAAAGTATTAATAAAGATATTGCTGCACAAACTTCGCAGCTTGCTCCTAAAATGGATATGGAACCATTAAATGATGAAGAATTAAAACAAATAGAAGATTATGCTGCTTCTATTGATATTCATAATACAAGCACAGTTATTTCATATGGTGCATCAGCTCAAAGAAAGGTTGCTGAATTTTCAGAATCAGCTCTTGGAAATGTTACAGCAAAAGATTTAGGTGCAGTAGGTGATGCTTTAACAAGTGTTATTACAGAATTAAAAGGCTTTGAAATAGATAAAGACGATAAGGGATTTTTCAGCTTTTTCAGACGCAGTGCTAAAAAAGGTGCAAATAAAGTAATGGCACTTAAAACAAGCTATGAAAAAGCAGAAGCAAATATTGAAAGAGTTGTGCAGGTTCTTGAAAAACATCAGGTTACATTGTTAAAAGATGTGGCTATGCTTGATAAACTTTATGAACTTAATAAAGGCTATTTTAGAGAGCTTACAATGTATATTGAAGCAGGCAAGAAAAAACTAGCATCTATTCAGGATAATGAACTGCATAATTTAAGAGCAAAAGCACAAGAATCAAAGCTGCCTGAAGATGCTCAGGCTGTTAAAGATTTACTTGACTTATACAGCAGGTTTGAAAAGAAAATCCATGATTTAGAGCTTACTAGAACAATATCTTTGCAAATGGGACCGCAAATAAGGCTTATTCAAAGCAATGATATTCAAATGAGTGAAAAAATACAGTCTACAATGGTAAATACTATCCCATTATGGAAAAGCCAGATGGTTTTAGCACTTGGCATAACTCATTCTCAGGATGCTGCAAAAGCTCATAGAGAAGTTACAGATATGACTAATAAACTGCTTACTCAAAATGCTGAAACTTTAAAAATGGCAACTATTGAAACTGCAAAAGAAGTGGAAAGGGGCATTGTTGATATAGAGACATTAAAAACAACTAATGCAAATCTTATATCCACGCTTGATGAAGTATTAAAAATACAAGAAGAAGGCAGACAGGGAAGAAAACAAGCAGAACTTGAATTAAACAAAATAGAAGAAGATTTAAAAAACAAACTGATGGGACTTGCTGATAAAAAATAATATCATTATGTTATTATGAGCAAATGTGAATAATCTAAATCGTTCAAATTAAGTAACTGTAAACTTTTGTAAACAATAACTGCAAGTAATTCAGATTTTGGACTTATTCAAAAAACTTAGATTACGGTCATACAATGAATATAGAAATAGTATGTATAGTTATTTAAATTTATACCATATAGATTTTTCGCTTTGCTCAAAATGACAATATGTAAATTATTATAATAGCTATATATAGTCCAACATAATAATTATGAGTATAAAACAACATATTCATGATAATAGATATTACGATTATGTCATACTAAGCTTTTAAGCGAAGTATCTAAATTTATCCTTGATTAAAAAATTCATGGGGAGTGTTTTTGCGATGCAAGGACTTTCCAAGCGAGTAGCTGTGGAATTAAAAGTTCATAGCTGGAAAGTATTTTTTAATATAAATTTATTAAGATACTGAACTTACCCAAAAATTTTGAACTAAGCCACTAAATAAATTTCTTTTTCCTGTAAAGGTGTAAGTCCATTAGCTTTTATTCTGTAATTATTATAGAAATCAATATATTTTTCAAGTTCATATTTAAACTGTTCTATATTTTTGAATTTGTTAATATAAACCAATTCACATTTTAAAGTAGCAAAGAAACTTTCCATAACAGCATTATCATAGCAGTTGCCACGCCTTGACATACTCTGCTCTATATTATTTTCCTTTAATAACTTTCTAAATTGATTAGCCTGATATAATATACCCTGGTCTGAATGTATCATTAACCCTGTTGTATCTTTTGTTTTATCTATTGCCTGTTTTAAATTATCTATTACCATTTCTTCATTATTATATTTGCTTACACTGTATGCTGTTATTTCTCTGTTATACAAATCCATTATTGCTGATAAATACACCTTTTCATTATTAATTTTTATCTCTGCCACATCTGTTACCCATTTTAAACATGGTCTCTCACTTGTAAAGGCTCTGTTTAATTTATTGCTGCATATATGACTTACTCTGCCTTGTTTATACCTTTTCTTAACCCTGATTAGTGATGAAATTTTTAGTTCTTTCATCAATTTATACACTGTCTTCCTGTCATAAGTATAACCCAGTTTCTCTAATACCTTTGATATTCTTGGATAACCATAAGTCTTGTTAGATTTTTCATATATTTCTAATATAGATGTCTTGACTTCTGCATATTTATCTAATGCAGCAGGCTTTTTAACATTATAATAGTAAGTGCTTCTTTTCATATTACTCACAGACAACAGGATATCCAAACTGTAATACAGCCTTAATGCAGTTATTATTTGTGCTTTTTCTGTTGAACTCTCTGTTCCTTTGACTGCATTAAGGCTTCCAGCTTTTTTAAATATGCATTCTCCGCTGACTTGTAATAAAGCTCTTTTTCAAGCTCTGATATTCTCTCTTTTAATTGTCTTACTTCTTCACTATCATCTGATTTAGTGAGTTTAATATCAGTAGAGTTTGAGTGTTTACTCTTTTTACTGTTCGGGATATTCTTATCTGACATATTATCTCCAATAAACTTACTGCAAAACTTATTCCAGTCATATATTACTGATGCTGATGGTATATTAAAATATAGTGCTGTCTGCTCATAACTTAAATTATTTGATGCCTTATAAGTTAACACATTTAATTTAAAATCTCTACTATATTCATTGCGGGTAAAGCTATGATGTAAACTTGATTCGCCTGAATGCTTATATCTGTTATAGATATTACATATTACTCCTTTATGAATTTTACAGCATCTTGATAATTCACTGGCACTCATTATTCCATTTTCTATGACTGTTACTAGATATTTCTTAAACTCATAGCTGTATTTTCTTGCCATATACACTCCTTATATGGCTAGTACAACTTTTTCGGGTAAGTTCATACTTCCGCCAAAGGCTCAGTATGACCAACAGCTTTCATACCAAATATCCATATAATATTAGCTTAAAAAATAGGTGTATGCAAAATTATTTATCAAGATTTTTTATTTCATCAGCCACTTTTTTTGTAGAATCTACAATAACTTTTTCTATGTTATTAAAAAAATCATTAATCATTTTATCAGTTTTTTCTTCCTGAGAAATAGTTTCATTATCACTTTTGTCATCTTCTGCATAAACTGTGCCTGCAAAAGCTATAAAAATTATTAATATAATTACTGTAATTTTTTTCATAAAGTTTCCTATTTATTTAATTGTTCTTTTATGTCTTTTTCTACCTGCTGTATGGTTTTATCAGCTGCACTTTCTGTCTGTTTCAATGATTTTTCAACTGCTCTATCAGCTTTTTTTAATGCATCTTCTACAACCTGCTCTGCCTGATTTACTGCATTATTTACTATCTCATCAACAGAAATACCATACACTTTAAAATACACTGTCCTAATTACAAAAGCCAATAAAGATAAAAGTATTAATGCTGTTATAATTTTTAATATTTTACTCATTTTCTACATCCAGTTTATTTAAGTCTTCTTGAAAATTAATATTTGTAAATATTTTCCTTTTAAACCCAGCAGCAAAAATATCATCTTCACATATATACTTTATATTAAATTTTTCCAGACTTTTTATTATTTTATAGTTTTTATTTTTATAGTCATAAATCATAGCCTGCAATACATCTCTTTTATAAAAACTCATCAATGTATAACTTTTGCCATTTATTACAGGTATTACTCCGTCACAATCTTTAAAGCGAATATATAAAAACTTTATAAACTCCCATGTAATAAGTGGTGCATCTGCACTAACTGCAAAAATATCATCATGCTTTGCTTCTTCTGCTGCTTTAATTAAGCCGCTCATAGGGCAGATTTCTTCTAAATCGTCCTGAATATACCGCACATTCTCTAAAAAAGGCTTATATTTTTCTGCATCTTTTGAGATATGCATAACATCACAGCTTACTTTTAAGCCTGTTTCAAGACCATATATATATAAAGGTTTTTCTTTATATAATGCTTTTGTCTTATCACTTCCAAACCGCTTAGCTTTGCCACCACTTAGCATGGCATAAGATATATCCATTAACCAAGCACCTGCTCTGCATTAAATACATAAGCATATATTTCTGTTCCTGCTTTTAGTGTTCCCACCATTTCATTTGTAAATTTTGCATAAGCATTTGCAGCAACAAGGGATTGTATAATATGGGAATCCTGAGTAGTAAAAGGATATGCTTTCATTACTCCATTTTCTATTTTAAGCTGCACTCTGTCAAACTGAACTCTGCCTTTTTTCTTAAAAACATCTTCTGCTAAAATAACTTTTACAGGCTTGTTTCTATGTTCTTTTAAACCCATCATTTTTAAAAGTGCAGGTTTTGTATAATAAAAATTGCAAAACATTGCACTAACAGGGTTGCCTGGACATGCAAATACTGGTGTATGCCCCATAAAACCAAATGCCATGTGCTGACCTGGTTTTTGGTTAATTTTATTAAAATGCCATTTTATACCAAGCTGGTCTGCAATTAAATTCATATAGTCAAAATCACCTGCACTAATTCCTGCTGATGTAACAATCATATCAAAATTTTTCAAGGATTTAAATGTATCAAGCAGTGCCTGTTTATCATCAGGGACAACACCTATATATGAAACTTCTGCTCCAAGCTGCTGAAAAAAGATTTTTGCCATCTGGCTGTTAGAATCAAATATCATATCAGGATTATCCTGCATTGCAGGGTCTGCAATTTCATTACCTGTAGATATTAATGCAATTCTTGGCTTTCTATATACTGCTGTATAAAATATACCTGCTGAAACATATCTGCCTATATGATATGCAGTAAATCTTTCACCTGTTCTTTCTATAACACTGCCATCTTTTAAATCTTCTCCTTTATAGCGGACACAAAAGCCATTTTTTACCTGCTGAGAAATATTTACAATTTCTTTGCCATTATCTGTAAGTTCATGCTGGATAACACTGTCTGCTCCACAGGGCAAAAATGCACCAGTCATTATTCTATAACATTCCCCATTATTAATAGAAAGCCCTGCAACATTATCCCCTGCTGCAATAACCCCTTTTACTTTTAAAGATGCACTGCCATTTGCTGTATCTTCTGCTTTTATTGCATAACCATCCATTGCAGATGTATCAAAAGGCGGTAAATTTCTTCTTGAAACCACGCTTTCTGCACTAATTCTATTAACTGCATCAAAAATAGATACTCTTTCTGTGCTGATTGGCTCTATATGTTTTAAAATAATCTCAACTGCATCATCTGCTTCTAATATCATTTTCTACTCCATTACTATCTTACTAGTGTATAATGTATCATTTTACAATAAAAAAGGCAATTCATTAATTTTAATCTATTGAAAGCTTTGCTGTTTCTGCATATGTCTCTGCTGTATATGAGATTTAAAATTAATGTAGTGTGAAAGCTGCAGGCTTTACTAAGTGAATAAATCCAATTTATGTGATAAATTGCAGTTAAAATTGTTTGCCTTTTAGGACAATATTAATTTTTATAGATTAAGTTATTTACTTTTATCATATATAATAGTTGTTACTTATAAAAAATAAAGCCTGCTTATATGCAGGCTTAAATAAGTAGAAAAAAGTAATAAGAGAAATAAAATACAAACTCTAATTACAATTAATATTTCTTAACTTTAAATGTTTCAATTAAATTTAAATCTTCAAGCAGACTGTAAAGTCTATCATCTTTTACATATACATGAATAGATACTTTATCTTGAAAGATAACCTTAATAAAAAAACCAATAACAGAAGATGTCATAGA
Proteins encoded in this window:
- a CDS encoding toxic anion resistance protein produces the protein MDNKKENTLTEVEQAVKSINKDIAAQTSQLAPKMDMEPLNDEELKQIEDYAASIDIHNTSTVISYGASAQRKVAEFSESALGNVTAKDLGAVGDALTSVITELKGFEIDKDDKGFFSFFRRSAKKGANKVMALKTSYEKAEANIERVVQVLEKHQVTLLKDVAMLDKLYELNKGYFRELTMYIEAGKKKLASIQDNELHNLRAKAQESKLPEDAQAVKDLLDLYSRFEKKIHDLELTRTISLQMGPQIRLIQSNDIQMSEKIQSTMVNTIPLWKSQMVLALGITHSQDAAKAHREVTDMTNKLLTQNAETLKMATIETAKEVERGIVDIETLKTTNANLISTLDEVLKIQEEGRQGRKQAELELNKIEEDLKNKLMGLADKK
- a CDS encoding molybdopterin molybdotransferase MoeA, translating into MILEADDAVEIILKHIEPISTERVSIFDAVNRISAESVVSRRNLPPFDTSAMDGYAIKAEDTANGSASLKVKGVIAAGDNVAGLSINNGECYRIMTGAFLPCGADSVIQHELTDNGKEIVNISQQVKNGFCVRYKGEDLKDGSVIERTGERFTAYHIGRYVSAGIFYTAVYRKPRIALISTGNEIADPAMQDNPDMIFDSNSQMAKIFFQQLGAEVSYIGVVPDDKQALLDTFKSLKNFDMIVTSAGISAGDFDYMNLIADQLGIKWHFNKINQKPGQHMAFGFMGHTPVFACPGNPVSAMFCNFYYTKPALLKMMGLKEHRNKPVKVILAEDVFKKKGRVQFDRVQLKIENGVMKAYPFTTQDSHIIQSLVAANAYAKFTNEMVGTLKAGTEIYAYVFNAEQVLG
- a CDS encoding IS3 family transposase, with translation MFKKAGSLNAVKGTESSTEKAQIITALRLYYSLDILLSVSNMKRSTYYYNVKKPAALDKYAEVKTSILEIYEKSNKTYGYPRISKVLEKLGYTYDRKTVYKLMKELKISSLIRVKKRYKQGRVSHICSNKLNRAFTSERPCLKWVTDVAEIKINNEKVYLSAIMDLYNREITAYSVSKYNNEEMVIDNLKQAIDKTKDTTGLMIHSDQGILYQANQFRKLLKENNIEQSMSRRGNCYDNAVMESFFATLKCELVYINKFKNIEQFKYELEKYIDFYNNYRIKANGLTPLQEKEIYLVA
- a CDS encoding IS30 family transposase; translation: MEFLNSDLSVRKEYSAYYSLNIRQGLMSKTGRKLQYNIEYGLLDYIQSKLDEKYSPDVISGELRHQCISTISTQTIYNYISLGLLESIEYRKYTKQCKSNPRTAYNNTRGRSIDERPFELKERLYGNWEMDTVVGKQGSKSALLVLTERVSRFEIIIKLRNKTQKSIIAALDKLERKYKDKFSLIFKSITVDNGVEFLDMAGLEKSVYDKVSKRTTIYYAHPYCSWERGSNENNNKLIRKFIKKKTDIKNFSAAYIKKIQDWMNNYPRKLFNYKSANDIFYENLNNCLKCCNRF
- the mobA gene encoding molybdenum cofactor guanylyltransferase; amino-acid sequence: MDISYAMLSGGKAKRFGSDKTKALYKEKPLYIYGLETGLKVSCDVMHISKDAEKYKPFLENVRYIQDDLEEICPMSGLIKAAEEAKHDDIFAVSADAPLITWEFIKFLYIRFKDCDGVIPVINGKSYTLMSFYKRDVLQAMIYDYKNKNYKIIKSLEKFNIKYICEDDIFAAGFKRKIFTNINFQEDLNKLDVENE
- a CDS encoding 5-bromo-4-chloroindolyl phosphate hydrolysis family protein; translated protein: MYNIDDGSSAFGRLSSMAAVIQIFAGFAFIIFSIISFNNIIFLILGIIPGIVLIIIGFLIFARFIRALKYYNIYMSGAYSLQDISDILMDSKRNIKKDIEKMASLGIMPNARFDSYDNLVFSNDIKEEDVIEVSVDENSSEEVIQEISSINQWKKYLVEISSAENEFKSQDIAFSLYRLEKILRKILEYLEKHCEKEKDVKKLMDFHLPSALKLISSYRELQKSGLNTFNIQKTKDDIVSACDKIHEAFCGVLEDLYNDKAIDVSADIQVLKMMLAREGLLDRDTFKIKK